Proteins from a genomic interval of Trifolium pratense cultivar HEN17-A07 linkage group LG6, ARS_RC_1.1, whole genome shotgun sequence:
- the LOC123888214 gene encoding probable protein S-acyltransferase 1, with protein MMNTSNNNLASSPSPSVAVSVEPPKTRRLYQVWKGNNKFLFGGRLVFGHDANSLFLTSFLIGGPAIIFCIRMLLIMNEDGTLFNQLVFTGGVILTILDFIFLFMTSGRDPGIIPRNSQLPDSDESVHTNTASMEWVNNRTPNLKLPRVKDVIVNGHTVKVKFCDTCLLYRPPRASHCSICNNCVQKFDHHCPWVGQCIGSRNYPFFIMFISSSTVLCIYVFSFSWVTLLHQEGGLWANMSRDVLSVTLIAYCFIAVWFVGGLTVFHLYLISTNQTTYENFRYRYDKKENPYTKGIVANFKELSCSKIPKPLINFRQWVAEEEDILDESFTSDLEKGFISSKQKFDMDMGLYGKDGMKVPGILQDLDYNGIDDQPKKKVGGKDAPFEIFVPVDQEQKFDQWRSKIGVNAQDVKT; from the exons AAATTTCTTTTTGGTGGAAGATTAGTCTTTGGGCATGATGCAAATTCTCTTTTTTTGACATCGTTCCTGATCGGAGGTCCAGCAATAATATTCTGCATAAGAATGCTATTAATAATGAATGAAGACGGCACTCTTTTTAACCAACTTGTATTTACTGGAGGAGTGATCCTCACAATTTTG GATTTTATATTTCTCTTCATGACATCTGGTAGAGATCCAGGAATTATCCCCCGGAATTCACAGCTACCTGATTCAGATGAATCAGTTCACACTAATACGGCATCTATGGAATGGGTAAACAATCGAACTCCTAACCTCAAACTACCTAGAGTGAAGGATGTGATAGTCAATGGCCATACAGTGAAAGTCAAGTTTTGCGATACTTGCTTGCTCTATCGTCCACCACGTGCTTCTCATTGCTCCATTTGTAATAACTGTGTTCAGAAGTTCGATCATCATTGCCCTTGGGTTGGTCAGTGTATTGGATCG CGTAACTATCCGTTCTTCATAATGTTCATATCATCATCAACCGTGTTGTGCATATACGTTTTCTCGTTTTCTTGGGTTACCCTTCTTCATCAAGAAGGTGGATTGTGGGCAAACATGTCACGCGATGTCCTATCGGTCACTCTCATTGCATATTGCTTCATAGCCGTTTGGTTTGTCGGTGGCCTAACAGTGTTCCATCTTTACCTGATTTCCACCAACCAG acAACTTATGAGAATTTCCGGTACCGCTATGATAAGAAGGAAAATCCATACACAAAAGGAATAGTGGCAAACTTCAAAGAACTTTCTTGTTCCAAGATTCCAAAACCACTGATCAATTTCCGACAATGGGTTGCCGAAGAGGAGGATATTCTAGACGAATCCTTTACTTCAgatcttgaaaaaggttttatAAGCTCAAAACAAAAGTTTGATATGGACATGGGATTATATGGAAAGGATGGTATGAAAGTTCCAGGTATTTTACAGGATTTGGATTACAACGGCATTGATGATCAACCGAAGAAAAAGGTAGGAGGAAAAGACGCTccatttgaaatttttgttccTGTCGATCAAGAACAAAAATTTGATCAATGGAGATCTAAAATTGGAGTCAATGCTCAAGATGTGAAGACATAG